The genomic interval CCAGCGGTGAGCGTCGCCGCGAGGCGTCAGCCTTGAGCGGGGGACAGCAGCGCGCCGAGCTTCTCGAGCACCTCCAGCGTGGCGGGCGCCGGTAACCGGCAGATGAACCGGGCGCGCCGGGCCCGCCAGTCGAGGCTCTTCACCTGGTCTGAGAGCACGGCTCCCGACACGTCGAGCCCCGGCGGTAGCCGCACCTCGAACGGATAGCCCTTCACTCGGCTGGTGATCGGACACAACACGGCCAAACCGACTTTCCCATTATAGGCCGCCGGAGAGACGACCAGCGCGGGGCGGCGTCCCGCTTGCTCGTGGCCGGCCTGCGGCTTGAGCGACACCCACACCACGTCGCCGCGGCTCGGGACGTAGCGTCCCGGCACCTACCAGGCTTCCCGGCCGACCGGGCCCCCGAAGTCCTCCTCGCCGTGCACCATCTCCTTGCGGACGCCGGCGAGCAGGCTCTTGAGCGTGTACCGCGGTGGACGCAGCGGCTCGGCCACGAGCTTCCCGTCGGTGATGGACAGCCGGACCTCCCCCCCCTCAGCCATCCCCGCTTCCACGGCGTACGGCTTGGGGATGCGCAGCGCCAGGCTGTTGCCCCACTTCCGGACCCGCGCCCGCATGCGACGCTCCTTGTATCTACAATGAATATACCGGTCGCCTCTCGCGAACGCTAGGGGCCAGCCGTCACCCCACCGTCAACCGAGGGTCGCCAAGCCACTGGCACGACGTACGTCTCCCGCGGCAGTCGTGCGGAAGGGCAGCGGGCAGGGCGTGATTGACGAAGGTAGCTTCCAGGAGCTACCTTACCGTATGCGCGCCGTCGGCCTCAAGATCCTCAAGAACCGCCTGGCCGAGTACGTCAGGATGGCGGCGAGTGGGGAAACCATCCTAGTCACCGACCGGGATCGCATCGTGGCCGAGCTGGTGCCGCCCCGCGAGGGCCGCGCGTCGCGGCTGCACGACGCCGTGTTGGCCGAAGCCGTGCGCGAGGGCTGGCTCAGCCCGCCGCTGGCCGCCGGAGACACGCCGCCCCCGCGCGCACCCGTCGCCCCGCTCCGCCGTCTGCTCGAGGAGCTCGACGAGCAGCGCGCCGAGCGGTGATATACCTCGACACCTCCGTCGCTCTCGCCCACCTGCTGGCCGAGGATCGCGCGCCGCCGGAATCGCTGTGGCGTGAGACGCTCATCTCCAGCCGGCTGCTCGAGTACGAGTTCTGGACGCGCATCCACGCGCGAGGCCTGACCCGCTCCCACGGGGAGGCCGCTCGGGCGCTGCTGGCCCGCGTCGGCTTCCTGGAGTTGTCTCCCCCCGTGCTGGCGCGAGCACTGGAGCCGTTCCCGGTGCCCGTCAGGACGCTCGACGCGCTGCACTTGGCGTCGGTTCA from Gemmatimonadales bacterium carries:
- a CDS encoding AbrB/MazE/SpoVT family DNA-binding domain-containing protein, which gives rise to MRARVRKWGNSLALRIPKPYAVEAGMAEGGEVRLSITDGKLVAEPLRPPRYTLKSLLAGVRKEMVHGEEDFGGPVGREAW
- the mazF gene encoding endoribonuclease MazF — encoded protein: MPGRYVPSRGDVVWVSLKPQAGHEQAGRRPALVVSPAAYNGKVGLAVLCPITSRVKGYPFEVRLPPGLDVSGAVLSDQVKSLDWRARRARFICRLPAPATLEVLEKLGALLSPAQG
- a CDS encoding type II toxin-antitoxin system Phd/YefM family antitoxin, with the translated sequence MRAVGLKILKNRLAEYVRMAASGETILVTDRDRIVAELVPPREGRASRLHDAVLAEAVREGWLSPPLAAGDTPPPRAPVAPLRRLLEELDEQRAER
- a CDS encoding PIN domain-containing protein — its product is MIYLDTSVALAHLLAEDRAPPESLWRETLISSRLLEYEFWTRIHARGLTRSHGEAARALLARVGFLELSPPVLARALEPFPVPVRTLDALHLASVQFLKGLQADVTLASYDERQKAVARALGIGTADV